Proteins encoded in a region of the Mixophyes fleayi isolate aMixFle1 chromosome 5, aMixFle1.hap1, whole genome shotgun sequence genome:
- the COL1A2 gene encoding collagen alpha-2(I) chain yields the protein MLSFVDIRTLLLLAVTLYLATCQICPYSQGPRGDRGLEGDEGLPGRDGQDGLPGLPGPPGPPGPPGLGGNFAAQYDPSKSADPGSPGIMGPRGPSGAPGAPGSQGFQGLPGEPGEPGQTGPLGSRGPAGPQGKQGEDGHPGKAGRPGERGTVGSQGARGFPGTPGLPGFKGIRGHSGDNGQKGAPGTSGVKGENGANGENGSSGQAGARGMPGERGRIGSSGPAGARGSDGSSGPVGPAGPIGSGGAPGLSGAPGAKGEVGPAGNNGPLGAAGGRGEPGPPGSLGPVGPAGNPGANGVNGAKGAAGLPGVGGAPGLPGGRGIPGPPGPAGPSGGRGLAGDPGVAGGKGDTGAKGEPGSVGPQGTAGPSGEEGKRGPNGEAGSSGPTGSAGIRGVPGTRGLPGPDGRAGGIGQAGSRGASGPSGARGPNGDAGRPGEAGLLGARGLPGFSGSTGPNGKEGPAGPQGTEGRAGPAGPAGARGEPGSIGFPGPKGPNGEPGKNGEKGNQGSAGNRGAPGPDGNNGAQGPLGLGGAQGEKGEQGQTGAPGFQGLPGPGGPPGEVGKPGERGAPGDFGPGGAAGIRGERGAPGESGGAGPQGALGPRGPTGAPGPDGNKGEPGAGGLNGGVGPPGPGGIPGERGTAGLPGPKGEKGDNGNSGEYGSSGRDGARGPAGASGAPGPAGGPGDRGESGPNGPSGLAGPRGTPGERGEAGPAGSTGFAGPPGAAGHAGVKGDRGPKGPKGELGAPGALGPAGSSGPAGPSGAAGSVGARGDSGPAGATGFPGSAGRVGAPGPAGILGPSGATGQPGKDGARGPRGDSGPVGRPGEQGHGGPQGLAGDKGPSGEAGTAGSPGASGPSGVLGSRGIVGLPGTRGDRGLNGGAGSNGEPGPSGLAGSAGPRGPPGTVGSAGPVGHAGEAGRDGHPGNDGAPGRDGLAGPKGERGYPGNTGPAGGAGALGAPGATGPSGKSGNRGESGPHGNVGSVGPAGARGPSGPQGTRGDKGEGGGPGGRGRDGAKGHNGLSGLPGPAGTPGETGVAGSTGPSGPRGPSGPSGPPGKEGRSGHAGAIGPVGVRGPPGFSGPAGPPGPQGLPGHPGSSGGGYDMGHGGDEYYRADQPARRPKDYEVDSTLKSLNNQIETIITPEGSRKYPARTCRDLRLSHPEWSSGFYWIDPNQGCTSDAIRVFCDFSTGETCIHANPDSISQNNWYKSSQDKKHVWFGETINGGTQFEYNDEGITSKDMATQFAFMRLLANHASQNITYHCKNSIAYMDGETGNLKKAILLQGSNDVELRAEGNSRFTFSVLEDSCTQHTGEWGRTVIEYRTNKPSRLPILDIAPLDIGGADQEFGLDIGPVCFK from the exons ATGCTCAGCTTTGTGGATATACGGACTCTGCTGCTGCTTGCAGTAACTTTATACTTAGCAACATGTCAAA TATGTCCATATTCACAGGGCCCCAGAGGAGACAGAGGCCTAGAGGGAGATGAG GGCCTACCTGGCAGAGATGGACAAGATGGACTCCCCGGCTTACCTGGGCCACCCGGCCCTCCTGGACCCCCTGGACTTGGCGGA AATTTTGCTGCTCAGTATGATCCATCCAAATCTGCCGATCCCGGCTCACCG GGTATAATGGGACCAAGAGGACCTTCAGGAGCACCCGGAGCACCT GGTTCCCAAGGATTTCAAGGACTTCCCGGAGAGCCTGGTGAACCCGGTCAAACT GGTCCCCTTGGATCCAGAGGCCCCGCTGGACCCCAAGGAAAACAAGGTGAAGAT gGCCACCCTGGCAAAGCTGGAAGACCTGGCGAGAGAGGCACAGTTGGCTCTCAG gGTGCTCGCGGTTTCCCCGGAACTCCTGGACTCCCCGGATTCAAAGGCATTAGA gGACACTCTGGAGATAACGGACAGAAGGGAGCTCCCGGTACCAGTGGTGTCAAG GGAGAAAATGGTGCTAACGGCGAGAACGGTTCTTCAGGACAAGCT GGTGCTCGTGGTATGCCCGGTGAAAGAGGTCGTATCGGATCCTCCGGCCCAGCT GGTGCCCGCGGAAGTGATGGTAGCTCCGGCCCAGTCGGTCCAGCT GGCCCCATCGGCTCTGGCGGTGCTCCCGGACTTTCCGGTGCTCCTGGTGCTAAG GGTGAAGTAGGACCTGCTGGAAACAATGGTCCCCTCGGTGCTGCTGGAGGTAGAGGTGAGCCTGGACCCCCTGGTTCTCTTGGACCCGTCGGACCCGCT GGCAACCCTGGTGCCAATGGTGTCAATGGAGCTAAAGGTGCAGCT GGTCTTCCTGGTGTAGgtggtgctcctggtctgcccGGAGGTCGTGGTATCCCTGGACCTCCAGGGCCTGCTGGTCCATCTGGTGGTAGAGGACTTGCT GGAGACCCTGGTGTTGCTGGTGGAAAAGGAGATACTGGAGCAAAGGGTGAGCCT GGTAGCGTTGGTCCCCAAGGTACTGCTGGTCCTTCAGGAGAGGAAGGAAAGAGAGGTCCCAATGGAGAAGCTGGATCTTCCGGCCCCACTGGAAGTGCTGGAATTAGA GGTGTTCCCGGAACTCGCGGTCTGCCTGGACCTGATGGTAGAGCTGGTGGAATT GGTCAAGCTGGTAGCCGTGGTGCTTCTGGTCCTTCTGGAGCAAGAGGTCCCAATGGAGATGCTGGTCGCCCTGGAGAGGCTGGACTTCTTGGTGCAAGA ggtcTTCCTGGTTTCTCTGGAAGCACTGGTCCTAACGGTAAAGAAGGCCCTGCT gGTCCCCAAGGTACCGAGGGTCGCGCCGGCCCTGCTGGTCCAGCTGGAGCTAGAGGCGAACCCGGTAGCATTGGATTCCCTGGACCCAAGGGACCAAAC GGTGAACCTGGAAAGAACGGAGAGAAAGGAAACCAAGGTTCTGCAGGAAACAGA GGAGCTCCTGGTCCAGATGGAAACAACGGTGCTCAAGGTCCCCTAGGTCTTGGT GGTGCTCAAGGAGAGAAAGGAGAACAAGGTCAAACTGGTGCCCCAGGCTTCCAG GGTCTTCCCGGACCCGGAGGTCCCCCAGGAGAAGTTGGCAAACCCGGTGAAAGA GGTGCCCCTGGTGACTTTGGCCCCGGAGGTGCTGCTGGCATTAGA GGTGAACGTGGTGCTCCTGGTGAGAGTGGTGGAGCTGGTCCTCAAGGAGCTCTTGGACCACGTGGCCCAACTGGTGCCCCCGGACCTGATGGAAACAAG GGAGAGCCTGGTGCTGGTGGACTGAACGGAGGTGTTGGACCCCCAGGCCCCGGAGGTATTCCAGGAGAGAGAGGTACAGCTGGACTTCCAGGAcccaaaggagaaaag GGTGATAATGGCAACAGTGGTGAATATGGTAGCTCAGGAAGAGATGGTGCCCGT GGCCCAGCTGGTGCTTCAGGAGCTCCTGGTCCCGCTGGTGGTCCCGGAGATAGA GGTGAATCTGGACCCAATGGTCCTTCCGGACTCGCTGGACCCCGTGGTACCCCT GGTGAACGTGGAGAAGCCGGTCCCGCTGGATCCACAGGCTTTGCTGGACCTCCT GGTGCAGCTGGCCATGCCGGAGTTAAGGGAGACAGAGGTCCCAAAGGACCCAAAGGAGAACTCGGTGCACCCGGTGCCCTCGGCCCAGCTGGCTCTTCTGGTCCAGCA GGTCCAAGTGGTGCTGCCGGAAGTGTTGGAGCTCGTGGTGATTCCGGTCCCGCT GGTGCAACTGGATTCCCTGGTTCTGCCGGAAGAGTAGGAGCACCCGGTCCTGct GGTATTCTTGGACCTTCTGGTGCAACTGGACAACCCGGCAAAGATGGAGCCAGAGGTCCACGTGGTGACAGCGGTCCAGTTGGTCGCCCTGGTGAACAAGGACACGGCGGCCCACAAGGTCTTGCCGGAGACAAAGGTCCATCTGGAGAAGCTGGCACTGCT GGATCCCCAGGTGCCTCAGGTCCTTCTGGTGTTCTCGGTTCTCGTGGAATTGTTGGTCTTCCTGGCACAAGAGGAGACCGTGGTCTTAACGGTGGCGCTGGGTCAAAC GGTGAGCCTGGTCCTTCTGGTCTGGCTGGTTCTGCAGGTCCCCGTGGTCCCCCAGGTACTGTTGGTTCTGCTGGTCCCGTCGGTCATGCTGGAGAAGCTGGTCGTGAT GGCCACCCCGGAAACGATGGTGCCCCCGGCCGTGACGGTCTTGCAGGCCCCAAG GGAGAACGTGGATATCCTGGTAACACTGGCCCTGCTGGTGGAGCTGGAGCTCTTGGTGCCCCCGGCGCTACCGGTCCCTCTGGTAAATCTGGAAACCGTGGCGAGTCT ggTCCTCATGGTAATGTCGGCTCTGTTGGTCCCGCTGGTGCTAGAGGTCCATCT GGTCCACAAGGAACACGTGGTGACAAAGGAGAGGGCGGTGGGCCCGGAGGACGAGGTCGCGATGGTGCTAAAGGTCACAACGGTTTATCTGGTCTGCCCGGTCCTGCT GGTACTCCAGGAGAAACTGGTGTCGCTGGTTCAACTGGTCCATCTGGTCCACGG GGTCCATCAGGTCCTTCCGGTCCCCCAGGCAAAGAAGGTcgttctggacatgctggtgccaTCGGTCCCGTTGGTGTTCGTGGCCCTCCTGGCTTCAGTGGTCCCGCT GGTCCCCCTGGACCTCAAGGTCTTCCTGGTCACCCCGGATCATCTGGAGGTGGATACGACATGGGTCATGGCGGAGATGAATACTACAGAGCTGACCAGCCTGCCCGCAGACCCAAGGATTACGAAGTTGATTCTACTCTGAAATCTTTGAATAACCAAATCGAGACCATCATTACCCCAGAAGGCTCAAGGAAGTACCCTGCCCGCACCTGCCGCGACTTAAGACTCAGCCACCCTGAATGGAGCAGCG GATTCTACTGGATTGATCCCAACCAAGGCTGCACTTCTGATGCCATCAGAGTATTCTGCGACTTCTCCACTGGTGAGACCTGCATCCACGCCAACCCAGATAGCATTTCACAGAACAACTGGTACAAGTCCAGCCAGGATAAGAAACACGTCTGGTTCGGAGAGACCATTAACGGTGGCACACAG TTTGAATACAACGATGAAGGAATCACCTCTAAGGACATGGCTACCCAATTTGCCTTCATGCGCCTTCTGGCTAACCATGCCTCTCAGAACATCACCTACCACTGCAAGAACAGCATCGCTTACATGGACGGAGAGACTGGCAATCTGAAGAAGGCCATTCTCCTGCAGGGATCTAACGACGTGGAACTGAGAGCAGAAGGCAACAGCAGATTCACTTTCAGCGTCCTTGAAGACAGCTGCACG CAACACACTGGTGAATGGGGAAGAACCGTCATCGAATACAGAACAAACAAACCATCACGCTTACCCATCCTGGACATTGCACCTTTAGACATTGGCGGTGCAGACCAAGAGTTCGGATTGGACATTGGCCCAGTCTGTTTCAAATAG